From Betta splendens chromosome 3, fBetSpl5.4, whole genome shotgun sequence, the proteins below share one genomic window:
- the zdhhc1 gene encoding palmitoyltransferase ZDHHC1 isoform X4, translating to MDVCSKNQNRTVPVSDDGPHRADVPLCSRTNGWTWPPHPFQLLAWLLYVYFAITGFGVFVPLLPAHWIPAGYICTGIMFVCHLCVHVMAVSVDPADYNVRTKSDKGPIPVFDRSKHTHVIENCHCYLCQVDVGPKSKHCSACNKCVENFDHHCRWLNNCVGRRNYKFFLHSVISALVGVCLVLVVASYVFIEFFLDPSKLRTDKHFLVRNDTGVWFVFLPVAPLTAAAAVIPALAAITVTLGLLSSVLLCHLLCFHIYLMWNRLSTYEYIVRQRHRLDRDSRKPGSGRNTTAPSVIKEVNYSGTLGYTNPQLDVEEPIAVREEADYLANGGVRPLSSPVREEQAAASVAEPKAGAHTHQRPQKKKKKKVWKVPAEVERGHGQSAVLPPAGPSSMSTVSLGQRLPFPAFPLRASLPPLAPGPIQAAGPPAEYHSDSAESLEEIPVALAKLGSSSSAAVDVSSHRTVPSFPLPSPQPRTKRKASSFRTNKSMELKFEMASTQPPTVFVSRASGEEAISLGRRINSQLCSKSGSRPASRGSLSSGAASWTEQ from the exons ATGGATGTTTGCAGCAAGAACCAGAACCGCACGGTGCCGGTCAGCGATGACGGTCCACACCGAGCCGATGTGCCGCTCTGCTCTCGGACCAACGGCTGGACGTGGCCCCCCCACCCCTTCCAGCTGCTGGCCTGGCTGCTCTACGTCTACTTTGCCATCACTGgctttggtgtgtttgtgcctctgcTGCCGGCCCATTGGATTCCTGCAGGATATATT TGCACGGGAATCATGTTCGTCTGTCACCTGTGTGTGCACGTCATGGCCGTGTCCGTCGACCCAGCCGACTACAACGTCAGAACCAAGAGCGACAAGGGTCCAATACCAGTGTTCGACcgctctaaacacacacacgtcatcgAGAACTGCCACTGCTACCTGTGCCAGGTGGACGT GGGCCCGAAGTCGAAGCACTGCAGCGCCTGTAACAAGTGTGTGGAGAACTTCGATCATCACTGTCGCTGGCTCAATAACTGTGTGGGCAGGAGGAACTACAA GTTCTTCCTCCACAGTGTTATCTCTGCGCTGGTGGGGGTCTGCCTAGTCCTGGTCGTTGCCTCTTACGTCTTTATCGAGTTCTTTCTGGACCCGTCCAAACTCCGCACTGACAAACACTTCCTGG tgagGAACGACACAGGGGTGTGgtttgtcttcctgcctgtggcTCCTCTCACGGCGGCAGCTGCAGTGATTCCTGCTCTGGCTGCCATCACCGTTACTCTGGGTCTGCTGTCGTCTGTGCTACTCTGTCACCTGCTCTGCTTCCACATCTACCTGA TGTGGAACAGACTCAGTACATATGAATACATTGTGCGGCAGCGTCACCGTCTGGACAGAGACTCCCGGAAACCAGGATCGGGGAGGAACACTACAGCTCCTTCAGTCATCAAG GAGGTGAACTACTCAGGGACTCTGGGTTATACCAACCCTCAGCTAGACGTCGAGGAGCCCATTGCTGTGAGGGAAGAGGCGGA CTACCTGGCTAACGGCGGAGTGAGACCACTGTCCAGCCCCGTCAGGGAGGAGCAAGCTGCAGCTAGTGTCGCAGAGCCCAAagcaggagcacacacacaccagcgtccACAG aagaagaagaagaagaaggtctGGAAAGTTCCAGCAGAGGTGGAGAGAGGTCACGGCCAGAGTGCAGTGCTGCCTCCCG CAGGGCCAAGCAGCATGTCCACTGTGTCCCTGGGCCAGCGACTTCCTTTTCCAGCATTCCCTCTGAGGGCCTCTTTGCCTCCTTTGGCCCCGGGCCCCATCCAGGCTGCTGGCCCTCCTGCTGAGTACCACTCTGACTCTGCAGAATCTTTGGAGGAGATCCCGGTGGCTTTGGCTAAACTCGGCTCCTCGTCCTCTGCCGCTGTTGATGTGTCCTCACACAGAACTGTCCCTTCGTTTCCCCTACCGTCCCCCCAGCCCAGGACTAAGAGGAAGGCTTCTTCCTTCCGCACCAATAAAAGCATGGAGCTGAAGTTTGAGATGGCCTCCACTCAGCCTCCTACTGTGTTCGTCAGCCGGGCCAGTGGGGAGGAGGCCATAAGTCTGGGTAGGAGGATCAACTCTCAACTCTGCTCCAAGTCCGGGTCCAGACCAGCATCTCGGGGGTCACTGAGTTCAGGTGCAGCCTCATGGACAGAGCAGTGA
- the zdhhc1 gene encoding palmitoyltransferase ZDHHC1 isoform X1 codes for MDVCSKNQNRTVPVSDDGPHRADVPLCSRTNGWTWPPHPFQLLAWLLYVYFAITGFGVFVPLLPAHWIPAGYICTGIMFVCHLCVHVMAVSVDPADYNVRTKSDKGPIPVFDRSKHTHVIENCHCYLCQVDVGPKSKHCSACNKCVENFDHHCRWLNNCVGRRNYKFFLHSVISALVGVCLVLVVASYVFIEFFLDPSKLRTDKHFLVRNDTGVWFVFLPVAPLTAAAAVIPALAAITVTLGLLSSVLLCHLLCFHIYLMWNRLSTYEYIVRQRHRLDRDSRKPGSGRNTTAPSVIKEVNYSGTLGYTNPQLDVEEPIAVREEADYLANGGVRPLSSPVREEQAAASVAEPKAGAHTHQRPQKKKKKKKKVWKVPAEVERGHGQSAVLPPAGPSSMSTVSLGQRLPFPAFPLRASLPPLAPGPIQAAGPPAEYHSDSAESLEEIPVALAKLGSSSSAAVDVSSHRTVPSFPLPSPQPRTKRKASSFRTNKSMELKFEMASTQPPTVFVSRASGEEAISLGRRINSQLCSKSGSRPASRGSLSSGAASWTEQ; via the exons ATGGATGTTTGCAGCAAGAACCAGAACCGCACGGTGCCGGTCAGCGATGACGGTCCACACCGAGCCGATGTGCCGCTCTGCTCTCGGACCAACGGCTGGACGTGGCCCCCCCACCCCTTCCAGCTGCTGGCCTGGCTGCTCTACGTCTACTTTGCCATCACTGgctttggtgtgtttgtgcctctgcTGCCGGCCCATTGGATTCCTGCAGGATATATT TGCACGGGAATCATGTTCGTCTGTCACCTGTGTGTGCACGTCATGGCCGTGTCCGTCGACCCAGCCGACTACAACGTCAGAACCAAGAGCGACAAGGGTCCAATACCAGTGTTCGACcgctctaaacacacacacgtcatcgAGAACTGCCACTGCTACCTGTGCCAGGTGGACGT GGGCCCGAAGTCGAAGCACTGCAGCGCCTGTAACAAGTGTGTGGAGAACTTCGATCATCACTGTCGCTGGCTCAATAACTGTGTGGGCAGGAGGAACTACAA GTTCTTCCTCCACAGTGTTATCTCTGCGCTGGTGGGGGTCTGCCTAGTCCTGGTCGTTGCCTCTTACGTCTTTATCGAGTTCTTTCTGGACCCGTCCAAACTCCGCACTGACAAACACTTCCTGG tgagGAACGACACAGGGGTGTGgtttgtcttcctgcctgtggcTCCTCTCACGGCGGCAGCTGCAGTGATTCCTGCTCTGGCTGCCATCACCGTTACTCTGGGTCTGCTGTCGTCTGTGCTACTCTGTCACCTGCTCTGCTTCCACATCTACCTGA TGTGGAACAGACTCAGTACATATGAATACATTGTGCGGCAGCGTCACCGTCTGGACAGAGACTCCCGGAAACCAGGATCGGGGAGGAACACTACAGCTCCTTCAGTCATCAAG GAGGTGAACTACTCAGGGACTCTGGGTTATACCAACCCTCAGCTAGACGTCGAGGAGCCCATTGCTGTGAGGGAAGAGGCGGA CTACCTGGCTAACGGCGGAGTGAGACCACTGTCCAGCCCCGTCAGGGAGGAGCAAGCTGCAGCTAGTGTCGCAGAGCCCAAagcaggagcacacacacaccagcgtccACAG aagaagaagaagaagaagaagaaggtctGGAAAGTTCCAGCAGAGGTGGAGAGAGGTCACGGCCAGAGTGCAGTGCTGCCTCCCG CAGGGCCAAGCAGCATGTCCACTGTGTCCCTGGGCCAGCGACTTCCTTTTCCAGCATTCCCTCTGAGGGCCTCTTTGCCTCCTTTGGCCCCGGGCCCCATCCAGGCTGCTGGCCCTCCTGCTGAGTACCACTCTGACTCTGCAGAATCTTTGGAGGAGATCCCGGTGGCTTTGGCTAAACTCGGCTCCTCGTCCTCTGCCGCTGTTGATGTGTCCTCACACAGAACTGTCCCTTCGTTTCCCCTACCGTCCCCCCAGCCCAGGACTAAGAGGAAGGCTTCTTCCTTCCGCACCAATAAAAGCATGGAGCTGAAGTTTGAGATGGCCTCCACTCAGCCTCCTACTGTGTTCGTCAGCCGGGCCAGTGGGGAGGAGGCCATAAGTCTGGGTAGGAGGATCAACTCTCAACTCTGCTCCAAGTCCGGGTCCAGACCAGCATCTCGGGGGTCACTGAGTTCAGGTGCAGCCTCATGGACAGAGCAGTGA
- the zdhhc1 gene encoding palmitoyltransferase ZDHHC1 isoform X2 → MDVCSKNQNRTVPVSDDGPHRADVPLCSRTNGWTWPPHPFQLLAWLLYVYFAITGFGVFVPLLPAHWIPAGYICTGIMFVCHLCVHVMAVSVDPADYNVRTKSDKGPIPVFDRSKHTHVIENCHCYLCQVDVGPKSKHCSACNKCVENFDHHCRWLNNCVGRRNYKFFLHSVISALVGVCLVLVVASYVFIEFFLDPSKLRTDKHFLVRNDTGVWFVFLPVAPLTAAAAVIPALAAITVTLGLLSSVLLCHLLCFHIYLMWNRLSTYEYIVRQRHRLDRDSRKPGSGRNTTAPSVIKEVNYSGTLGYTNPQLDVEEPIAVREEADYLANGGVRPLSSPVREEQAAASVAEPKAGAHTHQRPQKKKKKKKVWKVPAEVERGHGQSAVLPPAGPSSMSTVSLGQRLPFPAFPLRASLPPLAPGPIQAAGPPAEYHSDSAESLEEIPVALAKLGSSSSAAVDVSSHRTVPSFPLPSPQPRTKRKASSFRTNKSMELKFEMASTQPPTVFVSRASGEEAISLGRRINSQLCSKSGSRPASRGSLSSGAASWTEQ, encoded by the exons ATGGATGTTTGCAGCAAGAACCAGAACCGCACGGTGCCGGTCAGCGATGACGGTCCACACCGAGCCGATGTGCCGCTCTGCTCTCGGACCAACGGCTGGACGTGGCCCCCCCACCCCTTCCAGCTGCTGGCCTGGCTGCTCTACGTCTACTTTGCCATCACTGgctttggtgtgtttgtgcctctgcTGCCGGCCCATTGGATTCCTGCAGGATATATT TGCACGGGAATCATGTTCGTCTGTCACCTGTGTGTGCACGTCATGGCCGTGTCCGTCGACCCAGCCGACTACAACGTCAGAACCAAGAGCGACAAGGGTCCAATACCAGTGTTCGACcgctctaaacacacacacgtcatcgAGAACTGCCACTGCTACCTGTGCCAGGTGGACGT GGGCCCGAAGTCGAAGCACTGCAGCGCCTGTAACAAGTGTGTGGAGAACTTCGATCATCACTGTCGCTGGCTCAATAACTGTGTGGGCAGGAGGAACTACAA GTTCTTCCTCCACAGTGTTATCTCTGCGCTGGTGGGGGTCTGCCTAGTCCTGGTCGTTGCCTCTTACGTCTTTATCGAGTTCTTTCTGGACCCGTCCAAACTCCGCACTGACAAACACTTCCTGG tgagGAACGACACAGGGGTGTGgtttgtcttcctgcctgtggcTCCTCTCACGGCGGCAGCTGCAGTGATTCCTGCTCTGGCTGCCATCACCGTTACTCTGGGTCTGCTGTCGTCTGTGCTACTCTGTCACCTGCTCTGCTTCCACATCTACCTGA TGTGGAACAGACTCAGTACATATGAATACATTGTGCGGCAGCGTCACCGTCTGGACAGAGACTCCCGGAAACCAGGATCGGGGAGGAACACTACAGCTCCTTCAGTCATCAAG GAGGTGAACTACTCAGGGACTCTGGGTTATACCAACCCTCAGCTAGACGTCGAGGAGCCCATTGCTGTGAGGGAAGAGGCGGA CTACCTGGCTAACGGCGGAGTGAGACCACTGTCCAGCCCCGTCAGGGAGGAGCAAGCTGCAGCTAGTGTCGCAGAGCCCAAagcaggagcacacacacaccagcgtccACAG aagaagaagaagaagaagaaggtctGGAAAGTTCCAGCAGAGGTGGAGAGAGGTCACGGCCAGAGTGCAGTGCTGCCTCCCG CAGGGCCAAGCAGCATGTCCACTGTGTCCCTGGGCCAGCGACTTCCTTTTCCAGCATTCCCTCTGAGGGCCTCTTTGCCTCCTTTGGCCCCGGGCCCCATCCAGGCTGCTGGCCCTCCTGCTGAGTACCACTCTGACTCTGCAGAATCTTTGGAGGAGATCCCGGTGGCTTTGGCTAAACTCGGCTCCTCGTCCTCTGCCGCTGTTGATGTGTCCTCACACAGAACTGTCCCTTCGTTTCCCCTACCGTCCCCCCAGCCCAGGACTAAGAGGAAGGCTTCTTCCTTCCGCACCAATAAAAGCATGGAGCTGAAGTTTGAGATGGCCTCCACTCAGCCTCCTACTGTGTTCGTCAGCCGGGCCAGTGGGGAGGAGGCCATAAGTCTGGGTAGGAGGATCAACTCTCAACTCTGCTCCAAGTCCGGGTCCAGACCAGCATCTCGGGGGTCACTGAGTTCAGGTGCAGCCTCATGGACAGAGCAGTGA
- the zdhhc1 gene encoding palmitoyltransferase ZDHHC1 isoform X5 encodes MDVCSKNQNRTVPVSDDGPHRADVPLCSRTNGWTWPPHPFQLLAWLLYVYFAITGFGVFVPLLPAHWIPAGYICTGIMFVCHLCVHVMAVSVDPADYNVRTKSDKGPIPVFDRSKHTHVIENCHCYLCQVDVGPKSKHCSACNKCVENFDHHCRWLNNCVGRRNYKFFLHSVISALVGVCLVLVVASYVFIEFFLDPSKLRTDKHFLVRNDTGVWFVFLPVAPLTAAAAVIPALAAITVTLGLLSSVLLCHLLCFHIYLMWNRLSTYEYIVRQRHRLDRDSRKPGSGRNTTAPSVIKEVNYSGTLGYTNPQLDVEEPIAVREEADYLANGGVRPLSSPVREEQAAASVAEPKAGAHTHQRPQKKKKKKKVWKVPAEVERGHGQSAVLPPGPSSMSTVSLGQRLPFPAFPLRASLPPLAPGPIQAAGPPAEYHSDSAESLEEIPVALAKLGSSSSAAVDVSSHRTVPSFPLPSPQPRTKRKASSFRTNKSMELKFEMASTQPPTVFVSRASGEEAISLGRRINSQLCSKSGSRPASRGSLSSGAASWTEQ; translated from the exons ATGGATGTTTGCAGCAAGAACCAGAACCGCACGGTGCCGGTCAGCGATGACGGTCCACACCGAGCCGATGTGCCGCTCTGCTCTCGGACCAACGGCTGGACGTGGCCCCCCCACCCCTTCCAGCTGCTGGCCTGGCTGCTCTACGTCTACTTTGCCATCACTGgctttggtgtgtttgtgcctctgcTGCCGGCCCATTGGATTCCTGCAGGATATATT TGCACGGGAATCATGTTCGTCTGTCACCTGTGTGTGCACGTCATGGCCGTGTCCGTCGACCCAGCCGACTACAACGTCAGAACCAAGAGCGACAAGGGTCCAATACCAGTGTTCGACcgctctaaacacacacacgtcatcgAGAACTGCCACTGCTACCTGTGCCAGGTGGACGT GGGCCCGAAGTCGAAGCACTGCAGCGCCTGTAACAAGTGTGTGGAGAACTTCGATCATCACTGTCGCTGGCTCAATAACTGTGTGGGCAGGAGGAACTACAA GTTCTTCCTCCACAGTGTTATCTCTGCGCTGGTGGGGGTCTGCCTAGTCCTGGTCGTTGCCTCTTACGTCTTTATCGAGTTCTTTCTGGACCCGTCCAAACTCCGCACTGACAAACACTTCCTGG tgagGAACGACACAGGGGTGTGgtttgtcttcctgcctgtggcTCCTCTCACGGCGGCAGCTGCAGTGATTCCTGCTCTGGCTGCCATCACCGTTACTCTGGGTCTGCTGTCGTCTGTGCTACTCTGTCACCTGCTCTGCTTCCACATCTACCTGA TGTGGAACAGACTCAGTACATATGAATACATTGTGCGGCAGCGTCACCGTCTGGACAGAGACTCCCGGAAACCAGGATCGGGGAGGAACACTACAGCTCCTTCAGTCATCAAG GAGGTGAACTACTCAGGGACTCTGGGTTATACCAACCCTCAGCTAGACGTCGAGGAGCCCATTGCTGTGAGGGAAGAGGCGGA CTACCTGGCTAACGGCGGAGTGAGACCACTGTCCAGCCCCGTCAGGGAGGAGCAAGCTGCAGCTAGTGTCGCAGAGCCCAAagcaggagcacacacacaccagcgtccACAG aagaagaagaagaagaagaaggtctGGAAAGTTCCAGCAGAGGTGGAGAGAGGTCACGGCCAGAGTGCAGTGCTGCCTCCCG GGCCAAGCAGCATGTCCACTGTGTCCCTGGGCCAGCGACTTCCTTTTCCAGCATTCCCTCTGAGGGCCTCTTTGCCTCCTTTGGCCCCGGGCCCCATCCAGGCTGCTGGCCCTCCTGCTGAGTACCACTCTGACTCTGCAGAATCTTTGGAGGAGATCCCGGTGGCTTTGGCTAAACTCGGCTCCTCGTCCTCTGCCGCTGTTGATGTGTCCTCACACAGAACTGTCCCTTCGTTTCCCCTACCGTCCCCCCAGCCCAGGACTAAGAGGAAGGCTTCTTCCTTCCGCACCAATAAAAGCATGGAGCTGAAGTTTGAGATGGCCTCCACTCAGCCTCCTACTGTGTTCGTCAGCCGGGCCAGTGGGGAGGAGGCCATAAGTCTGGGTAGGAGGATCAACTCTCAACTCTGCTCCAAGTCCGGGTCCAGACCAGCATCTCGGGGGTCACTGAGTTCAGGTGCAGCCTCATGGACAGAGCAGTGA
- the zdhhc1 gene encoding palmitoyltransferase ZDHHC1 isoform X3, whose amino-acid sequence MDVCSKNQNRTVPVSDDGPHRADVPLCSRTNGWTWPPHPFQLLAWLLYVYFAITGFGVFVPLLPAHWIPAGYICTGIMFVCHLCVHVMAVSVDPADYNVRTKSDKGPIPVFDRSKHTHVIENCHCYLCQVDVGPKSKHCSACNKCVENFDHHCRWLNNCVGRRNYKFFLHSVISALVGVCLVLVVASYVFIEFFLDPSKLRTDKHFLVRNDTGVWFVFLPVAPLTAAAAVIPALAAITVTLGLLSSVLLCHLLCFHIYLMWNRLSTYEYIVRQRHRLDRDSRKPGSGRNTTAPSVIKEVNYSGTLGYTNPQLDVEEPIAVREEADYLANGGVRPLSSPVREEQAAASVAEPKAGAHTHQRPQKKKKKKKKVWKVPAEVERGHGQSAVLPPGPSSMSTVSLGQRLPFPAFPLRASLPPLAPGPIQAAGPPAEYHSDSAESLEEIPVALAKLGSSSSAAVDVSSHRTVPSFPLPSPQPRTKRKASSFRTNKSMELKFEMASTQPPTVFVSRASGEEAISLGRRINSQLCSKSGSRPASRGSLSSGAASWTEQ is encoded by the exons ATGGATGTTTGCAGCAAGAACCAGAACCGCACGGTGCCGGTCAGCGATGACGGTCCACACCGAGCCGATGTGCCGCTCTGCTCTCGGACCAACGGCTGGACGTGGCCCCCCCACCCCTTCCAGCTGCTGGCCTGGCTGCTCTACGTCTACTTTGCCATCACTGgctttggtgtgtttgtgcctctgcTGCCGGCCCATTGGATTCCTGCAGGATATATT TGCACGGGAATCATGTTCGTCTGTCACCTGTGTGTGCACGTCATGGCCGTGTCCGTCGACCCAGCCGACTACAACGTCAGAACCAAGAGCGACAAGGGTCCAATACCAGTGTTCGACcgctctaaacacacacacgtcatcgAGAACTGCCACTGCTACCTGTGCCAGGTGGACGT GGGCCCGAAGTCGAAGCACTGCAGCGCCTGTAACAAGTGTGTGGAGAACTTCGATCATCACTGTCGCTGGCTCAATAACTGTGTGGGCAGGAGGAACTACAA GTTCTTCCTCCACAGTGTTATCTCTGCGCTGGTGGGGGTCTGCCTAGTCCTGGTCGTTGCCTCTTACGTCTTTATCGAGTTCTTTCTGGACCCGTCCAAACTCCGCACTGACAAACACTTCCTGG tgagGAACGACACAGGGGTGTGgtttgtcttcctgcctgtggcTCCTCTCACGGCGGCAGCTGCAGTGATTCCTGCTCTGGCTGCCATCACCGTTACTCTGGGTCTGCTGTCGTCTGTGCTACTCTGTCACCTGCTCTGCTTCCACATCTACCTGA TGTGGAACAGACTCAGTACATATGAATACATTGTGCGGCAGCGTCACCGTCTGGACAGAGACTCCCGGAAACCAGGATCGGGGAGGAACACTACAGCTCCTTCAGTCATCAAG GAGGTGAACTACTCAGGGACTCTGGGTTATACCAACCCTCAGCTAGACGTCGAGGAGCCCATTGCTGTGAGGGAAGAGGCGGA CTACCTGGCTAACGGCGGAGTGAGACCACTGTCCAGCCCCGTCAGGGAGGAGCAAGCTGCAGCTAGTGTCGCAGAGCCCAAagcaggagcacacacacaccagcgtccACAG aagaagaagaagaagaagaagaaggtctGGAAAGTTCCAGCAGAGGTGGAGAGAGGTCACGGCCAGAGTGCAGTGCTGCCTCCCG GGCCAAGCAGCATGTCCACTGTGTCCCTGGGCCAGCGACTTCCTTTTCCAGCATTCCCTCTGAGGGCCTCTTTGCCTCCTTTGGCCCCGGGCCCCATCCAGGCTGCTGGCCCTCCTGCTGAGTACCACTCTGACTCTGCAGAATCTTTGGAGGAGATCCCGGTGGCTTTGGCTAAACTCGGCTCCTCGTCCTCTGCCGCTGTTGATGTGTCCTCACACAGAACTGTCCCTTCGTTTCCCCTACCGTCCCCCCAGCCCAGGACTAAGAGGAAGGCTTCTTCCTTCCGCACCAATAAAAGCATGGAGCTGAAGTTTGAGATGGCCTCCACTCAGCCTCCTACTGTGTTCGTCAGCCGGGCCAGTGGGGAGGAGGCCATAAGTCTGGGTAGGAGGATCAACTCTCAACTCTGCTCCAAGTCCGGGTCCAGACCAGCATCTCGGGGGTCACTGAGTTCAGGTGCAGCCTCATGGACAGAGCAGTGA
- the zdhhc1 gene encoding palmitoyltransferase ZDHHC1 isoform X6 has protein sequence MDVCSKNQNRTVPVSDDGPHRADVPLCSRTNGWTWPPHPFQLLAWLLYVYFAITGFGVFVPLLPAHWIPAGYICTGIMFVCHLCVHVMAVSVDPADYNVRTKSDKGPIPVFDRSKHTHVIENCHCYLCQVDVGPKSKHCSACNKCVENFDHHCRWLNNCVGRRNYKFFLHSVISALVGVCLVLVVASYVFIEFFLDPSKLRTDKHFLVRNDTGVWFVFLPVAPLTAAAAVIPALAAITVTLGLLSSVLLCHLLCFHIYLMWNRLSTYEYIVRQRHRLDRDSRKPGSGRNTTAPSVIKEVNYSGTLGYTNPQLDVEEPIAVREEADYLANGGVRPLSSPVREEQAAASVAEPKAGAHTHQRPQKKKKKKVWKVPAEVERGHGQSAVLPPGPSSMSTVSLGQRLPFPAFPLRASLPPLAPGPIQAAGPPAEYHSDSAESLEEIPVALAKLGSSSSAAVDVSSHRTVPSFPLPSPQPRTKRKASSFRTNKSMELKFEMASTQPPTVFVSRASGEEAISLGRRINSQLCSKSGSRPASRGSLSSGAASWTEQ, from the exons ATGGATGTTTGCAGCAAGAACCAGAACCGCACGGTGCCGGTCAGCGATGACGGTCCACACCGAGCCGATGTGCCGCTCTGCTCTCGGACCAACGGCTGGACGTGGCCCCCCCACCCCTTCCAGCTGCTGGCCTGGCTGCTCTACGTCTACTTTGCCATCACTGgctttggtgtgtttgtgcctctgcTGCCGGCCCATTGGATTCCTGCAGGATATATT TGCACGGGAATCATGTTCGTCTGTCACCTGTGTGTGCACGTCATGGCCGTGTCCGTCGACCCAGCCGACTACAACGTCAGAACCAAGAGCGACAAGGGTCCAATACCAGTGTTCGACcgctctaaacacacacacgtcatcgAGAACTGCCACTGCTACCTGTGCCAGGTGGACGT GGGCCCGAAGTCGAAGCACTGCAGCGCCTGTAACAAGTGTGTGGAGAACTTCGATCATCACTGTCGCTGGCTCAATAACTGTGTGGGCAGGAGGAACTACAA GTTCTTCCTCCACAGTGTTATCTCTGCGCTGGTGGGGGTCTGCCTAGTCCTGGTCGTTGCCTCTTACGTCTTTATCGAGTTCTTTCTGGACCCGTCCAAACTCCGCACTGACAAACACTTCCTGG tgagGAACGACACAGGGGTGTGgtttgtcttcctgcctgtggcTCCTCTCACGGCGGCAGCTGCAGTGATTCCTGCTCTGGCTGCCATCACCGTTACTCTGGGTCTGCTGTCGTCTGTGCTACTCTGTCACCTGCTCTGCTTCCACATCTACCTGA TGTGGAACAGACTCAGTACATATGAATACATTGTGCGGCAGCGTCACCGTCTGGACAGAGACTCCCGGAAACCAGGATCGGGGAGGAACACTACAGCTCCTTCAGTCATCAAG GAGGTGAACTACTCAGGGACTCTGGGTTATACCAACCCTCAGCTAGACGTCGAGGAGCCCATTGCTGTGAGGGAAGAGGCGGA CTACCTGGCTAACGGCGGAGTGAGACCACTGTCCAGCCCCGTCAGGGAGGAGCAAGCTGCAGCTAGTGTCGCAGAGCCCAAagcaggagcacacacacaccagcgtccACAG aagaagaagaagaagaaggtctGGAAAGTTCCAGCAGAGGTGGAGAGAGGTCACGGCCAGAGTGCAGTGCTGCCTCCCG GGCCAAGCAGCATGTCCACTGTGTCCCTGGGCCAGCGACTTCCTTTTCCAGCATTCCCTCTGAGGGCCTCTTTGCCTCCTTTGGCCCCGGGCCCCATCCAGGCTGCTGGCCCTCCTGCTGAGTACCACTCTGACTCTGCAGAATCTTTGGAGGAGATCCCGGTGGCTTTGGCTAAACTCGGCTCCTCGTCCTCTGCCGCTGTTGATGTGTCCTCACACAGAACTGTCCCTTCGTTTCCCCTACCGTCCCCCCAGCCCAGGACTAAGAGGAAGGCTTCTTCCTTCCGCACCAATAAAAGCATGGAGCTGAAGTTTGAGATGGCCTCCACTCAGCCTCCTACTGTGTTCGTCAGCCGGGCCAGTGGGGAGGAGGCCATAAGTCTGGGTAGGAGGATCAACTCTCAACTCTGCTCCAAGTCCGGGTCCAGACCAGCATCTCGGGGGTCACTGAGTTCAGGTGCAGCCTCATGGACAGAGCAGTGA